Proteins encoded within one genomic window of Amycolatopsis nigrescens CSC17Ta-90:
- a CDS encoding MFS transporter yields MFGSLRVRNYRLYFTGQIISNVGTWMQRIAQDWLVFTLSGNNPVALGIAVALQFTPTLLLSLWAGVLADRVDKRKLLMTLQAFNCLQAVTLGLLNVTGVVQLWHVYVLCIALGSLNAMEVPTRQSFVAEMVGRSQITNAVALNSTIFNMARIVGPAIAGFLITLVGTGWLFLANAASTLAVITGLLMMNPDKLFRGPAVTRAKGQLREGLSYVRHRADLVTVMVLVFFVSTFGISFFTSLPIIAANVFHTAADGYGLLSTLLAVGTFAGALMSARRGSRREPRVRVLLLAALGLGLLEVVAAFMPSYLAFGIALVPLGYATMTFLNTANALVQTAVSPEMRGRVMGLYVLVLIGGNPIGGPMTGWMADAFGGRSPFVIGGAISVLAVLACAFVLVRRGGVRLPARRLGLHVLSRQR; encoded by the coding sequence ATGTTCGGGTCGCTGCGGGTGCGCAACTACCGGCTCTACTTCACCGGCCAGATCATCTCCAACGTCGGCACCTGGATGCAGCGCATCGCCCAGGACTGGCTGGTGTTCACGCTCAGCGGCAACAACCCGGTCGCGCTCGGCATCGCGGTGGCCCTGCAGTTCACCCCGACGCTGCTGCTCTCGCTGTGGGCCGGGGTGCTCGCGGACCGGGTGGACAAGCGCAAGCTGCTGATGACCCTGCAGGCGTTCAACTGCCTGCAGGCCGTCACCCTCGGGCTGCTGAACGTCACCGGTGTGGTGCAGCTTTGGCACGTCTACGTGCTCTGCATCGCGCTCGGCAGCCTCAACGCGATGGAAGTGCCGACGCGGCAGTCATTCGTCGCCGAGATGGTGGGCCGAAGCCAGATCACCAACGCGGTCGCGCTGAACTCAACGATCTTCAACATGGCCCGCATCGTCGGGCCGGCCATCGCCGGCTTCCTGATCACCCTGGTCGGTACCGGCTGGCTCTTCCTCGCCAACGCGGCCAGCACGCTCGCGGTGATCACCGGGCTGCTGATGATGAACCCGGACAAGCTCTTCCGCGGCCCCGCGGTGACTCGCGCGAAGGGACAGCTGCGCGAGGGCCTGAGCTATGTGCGGCATCGAGCGGACCTGGTCACCGTGATGGTGCTGGTGTTCTTCGTCAGCACCTTCGGCATCAGCTTCTTCACCTCGCTTCCGATCATCGCGGCGAACGTGTTCCACACCGCCGCCGACGGGTACGGCCTGCTGTCCACGCTGCTCGCGGTGGGCACCTTCGCCGGGGCGCTGATGTCCGCCCGGCGTGGCTCCCGGCGCGAGCCGCGGGTGCGGGTGCTGCTGCTCGCCGCGCTCGGCCTCGGCCTGCTGGAGGTCGTCGCCGCGTTCATGCCCAGCTACCTGGCCTTCGGGATCGCGCTGGTGCCGCTCGGCTACGCCACGATGACCTTCCTGAACACCGCGAACGCGCTGGTGCAGACCGCGGTCAGCCCGGAGATGCGCGGGCGGGTGATGGGGCTGTACGTGCTGGTGCTGATCGGCGGCAACCCGATCGGCGGGCCGATGACCGGCTGGATGGCGGACGCCTTCGGTGGCCGCTCGCCGTTCGTCATCGGCGGCGCGATCTCCGTGCTGGCCGTGCTGGCCTGCGCGTTCGTGCTGGTCCGCCGGGGTGGGGTGCGGCTGCCCGCGCGACGGCTCGGCCTGCACGTGCTCAGCCGCCAGCGTTGA
- a CDS encoding heme ABC transporter ATP-binding protein: MNLLSLFGRGAQRPVPVPERGTVLAEAEEVTVEVAGKRLLDRVSLSVHAGEVLVLVGPNGAGKSTLLAALAGDRRPSAGQVRVAGRPVPEWSTVELAQRRSVLPQQNPLSFPFEVLAVVRMGRAPWEGTEAELEDDAVVEAALAATELGAFRHRRYPSLSGGEQARAALARVLAQAAPLLLLDEPTASLDLRHQEEVLKLARTRAAEGDGVLLVLHDLGLAAAFADRMAVLADGELAAVGPPEQVCTEDLLGEVYRYPVEVITHPRTGKPVALPVRD; encoded by the coding sequence ATGAACCTGCTGAGCCTGTTCGGCCGCGGCGCGCAACGGCCGGTGCCGGTGCCCGAGCGGGGGACCGTGCTCGCCGAAGCCGAGGAGGTCACCGTGGAGGTGGCCGGGAAACGGCTGCTGGACCGGGTTTCGCTGTCCGTGCACGCCGGTGAGGTGCTGGTGCTGGTGGGGCCGAACGGCGCGGGCAAGTCCACCCTGCTCGCCGCGCTGGCCGGCGATCGCCGGCCGTCCGCCGGCCAGGTGCGCGTCGCCGGCAGGCCGGTGCCGGAATGGTCCACAGTGGAGTTGGCGCAGCGGCGATCCGTGTTGCCGCAGCAGAATCCGCTCTCTTTCCCGTTCGAGGTGCTGGCCGTGGTGCGGATGGGCCGGGCGCCGTGGGAGGGCACCGAGGCCGAGCTCGAAGACGACGCCGTGGTCGAGGCAGCGCTCGCCGCGACCGAGCTCGGCGCGTTCCGGCACCGCCGCTACCCGTCGCTGTCCGGTGGCGAGCAGGCGCGCGCGGCGCTGGCCAGGGTGCTCGCGCAGGCAGCGCCCCTGCTGCTGCTCGACGAACCGACCGCCTCGCTCGACCTGCGGCACCAGGAAGAAGTGCTGAAGCTGGCTCGCACCAGGGCCGCCGAGGGCGACGGCGTGCTGCTGGTGCTGCACGACCTTGGCCTCGCGGCCGCCTTCGCGGACCGGATGGCGGTACTGGCCGACGGCGAGCTGGCCGCGGTGGGCCCGCCGGAGCAGGTGTGCACCGAAGACCTGCTCGGCGAGGTCTACCGGTACCCGGTCGAGGTGATCACCCACCCGAGGACCGGTAAACCCGTCGCCCTGCCCGTTCGCGACTGA
- a CDS encoding superoxide dismutase, translating into MALYELPDLDYDYGALAPHISGEINELHHSKHHATYVKGANDTLEKLAAARDAEDFGSIVGLETTLAFNLAGHANHVVWWKILSPNGGDKPTGALAAAIDESFGSFDKFKAQFTAVSTTIQGNGWGALSWDPIGKTLITQQLKDHHNNLILPTTPILLVDVWEHAFYLDYKNVKPDYVKALWNIFNWEEIGKRFDNAVAGGNGLLLS; encoded by the coding sequence ATGGCCCTGTACGAACTTCCCGATCTCGACTATGACTACGGCGCACTCGCTCCGCACATCTCCGGCGAGATCAACGAACTGCACCACAGCAAGCACCACGCGACCTACGTCAAGGGCGCGAACGACACCCTGGAGAAGCTGGCCGCCGCGCGCGACGCGGAGGACTTCGGGTCCATCGTCGGCCTGGAGACCACGCTGGCGTTCAACCTGGCGGGGCACGCGAACCACGTGGTGTGGTGGAAGATCCTCTCGCCGAACGGCGGCGACAAGCCGACCGGCGCGCTGGCCGCCGCGATCGACGAGAGCTTCGGCTCCTTCGACAAGTTCAAGGCGCAGTTCACCGCGGTGTCCACCACCATCCAGGGCAACGGCTGGGGCGCGCTGTCCTGGGACCCGATCGGCAAGACGCTGATCACCCAGCAGCTCAAGGATCACCACAACAACCTGATCCTGCCGACCACGCCGATCCTGCTGGTCGACGTCTGGGAGCACGCGTTCTACCTGGACTACAAGAACGTCAAGCCGGACTACGTCAAGGCGCTGTGGAACATCTTCAACTGGGAAGAGATCGGCAAGCGCTTCGACAACGCCGTCGCCGGCGGCAACGGCCTGCTGCTCTCCTGA
- a CDS encoding heme/hemin ABC transporter substrate-binding protein, whose product MRERPLPAILLVLSVVLALAGCASPRAGSQPEVPAAVPGQRPLTELTPVPDPRAYRGPSTAVLAQPDIEPITRDPAQRLPVTVADYQGTSVTVTDTSRILAFDMSGTLGATVFGLGLGGKVVGRDQSTGFPAAARLPLVTGNGHQLNAEAVLRLRPSVVLTDTTLGPWDVVLQLRSSGVPVVVVDPKRGMDNNGELVTSVANALGVPDAGAALADRLDRQIEQKKAEVARLVPADEAKRPRAMFLYVRGQAGVYYAFGKGSGVDSLFAALGVVDVAVEVGIDGMRPLNPEALAKARPDLILMMSKGLESVGGVPGALTIPGIAQTPAASQQRFVDMSDYQILGFGPLTPGVLDALARAIYAPDSLHG is encoded by the coding sequence ATGCGCGAGAGGCCGTTGCCGGCGATCCTGCTGGTCCTGTCCGTGGTGCTGGCGCTGGCGGGCTGCGCGTCGCCGCGGGCCGGCTCGCAACCGGAGGTGCCCGCCGCCGTTCCCGGGCAGCGCCCGCTGACCGAGCTCACCCCGGTCCCCGATCCGCGGGCGTACCGGGGACCGTCCACCGCGGTGCTGGCGCAGCCGGACATCGAGCCGATCACCCGCGACCCGGCGCAGCGGCTGCCGGTGACCGTGGCCGATTACCAGGGCACCAGCGTGACGGTCACCGACACCAGCCGGATCCTCGCCTTCGACATGTCCGGCACGCTCGGCGCCACCGTGTTCGGCCTCGGCCTCGGCGGCAAGGTGGTCGGCCGCGACCAGTCCACCGGTTTCCCTGCGGCCGCGCGGTTGCCGCTGGTCACCGGGAACGGGCACCAGCTCAACGCCGAAGCCGTGCTGCGGCTCCGGCCCAGCGTGGTGCTCACCGATACCACGCTCGGCCCGTGGGACGTGGTGCTGCAGCTGCGCTCGTCCGGGGTGCCGGTGGTCGTGGTGGATCCCAAGCGCGGCATGGACAACAACGGCGAGCTGGTGACCAGCGTCGCGAACGCGCTCGGGGTGCCCGATGCCGGTGCGGCGCTGGCGGACCGGCTGGACCGGCAGATCGAGCAGAAGAAGGCCGAGGTCGCCCGCCTTGTCCCGGCGGACGAGGCCAAGCGGCCGCGCGCGATGTTCCTCTACGTGCGCGGGCAGGCCGGGGTCTACTACGCCTTCGGCAAGGGGTCCGGTGTGGACTCGCTGTTCGCCGCGCTCGGCGTGGTGGACGTGGCGGTCGAGGTCGGGATCGACGGCATGCGGCCGCTCAACCCGGAGGCGCTGGCCAAGGCCCGCCCTGACCTGATCCTGATGATGAGCAAGGGGCTGGAGTCGGTCGGCGGAGTGCCCGGCGCGCTCACGATTCCCGGTATCGCGCAGACCCCGGCCGCGTCGCAGCAGCGCTTCGTGGACATGAGCGACTACCAGATACTCGGTTTCGGCCCGCTCACCCCGGGCGTGCTGGACGCGCTGGCCAGGGCGATCTACGCGCCGGACTCGCTGCATGGCTGA
- a CDS encoding FecCD family ABC transporter permease codes for MAELSTRPEVAPAPVSSGRTSGRRTHRKLRAGLLFTVLIVGIVLVSLVSAGVGQFDIPVSQVFGSVLHRIGIGWGPAPVDPFAEGALWQVRFPRVVMALLVGGVLGVCGALMQGMFGNPLAEPGVVGVSSGAAVGACLSIVFGWTFFGAFTTPALAFAAGLLTTVSVYLLSRSRGRSEVVTLILTGVAVNAVAGAAIAFLMFVGDQAAREQIVFWQLGSLASSRWPYVFTVAPLALAGVLVALVLSRRMDLLALGDRQARHLGVNVEVLRLSTVVVVALAVSAAVSYSGIIGFVGLVVPHLIRMLMGPGHRVLIPASLLGGALLLAAADLLARNLFAYADLPIGMLTALVGGPFFFWLLLRTRRRSGGWA; via the coding sequence ATGGCTGAGCTGAGCACCCGGCCCGAGGTGGCGCCTGCCCCCGTTTCTTCCGGCCGGACGTCAGGGAGGAGAACGCACCGCAAGCTGCGGGCCGGGCTGCTGTTCACCGTGCTGATCGTGGGCATCGTGCTCGTCTCGCTGGTCTCCGCCGGGGTCGGCCAGTTCGACATCCCGGTGTCCCAGGTGTTCGGTTCGGTGCTGCACCGGATCGGCATCGGCTGGGGTCCGGCGCCGGTGGACCCGTTCGCCGAGGGCGCGCTGTGGCAGGTGCGGTTCCCGCGGGTGGTGATGGCACTGCTGGTCGGTGGCGTGCTCGGCGTGTGCGGGGCGTTGATGCAGGGCATGTTCGGCAACCCGCTGGCCGAACCGGGGGTGGTCGGGGTTTCCTCCGGTGCGGCCGTCGGCGCCTGTCTGTCCATTGTGTTCGGCTGGACCTTCTTCGGCGCGTTCACCACCCCGGCGCTCGCCTTTGCCGCCGGGCTGCTGACCACGGTCTCGGTGTACCTGCTCTCGCGCTCCCGCGGCCGGTCCGAGGTGGTGACGCTCATCCTCACCGGGGTCGCGGTGAACGCGGTGGCCGGTGCGGCGATCGCCTTCCTGATGTTCGTCGGCGACCAGGCGGCCAGGGAGCAGATCGTGTTCTGGCAGCTGGGCTCGCTGGCCTCCAGTCGCTGGCCGTACGTGTTCACGGTCGCACCGCTGGCGCTGGCCGGGGTGCTCGTTGCGCTGGTGCTGTCCAGGCGGATGGACCTGCTCGCGCTCGGCGACCGGCAGGCGCGTCATCTCGGGGTGAACGTGGAGGTGTTGCGGCTGAGCACCGTGGTGGTGGTCGCGCTGGCCGTCTCGGCCGCGGTGTCCTACTCCGGCATCATCGGTTTCGTCGGGCTGGTGGTCCCGCACCTGATCCGGATGCTGATGGGGCCGGGGCACCGGGTGCTGATCCCGGCCAGCCTGCTCGGCGGCGCGCTCCTGCTGGCCGCCGCCGACCTGCTGGCCAGGAACCTGTTCGCCTACGCCGATCTGCCGATCGGCATGCTGACCGCGCTGGTCGGTGGCCCGTTCTTCTTCTGGCTGCTGCTGCGCACGCGGCGCCGGTCAGGGGGCTGGGCATGA